The genomic segment AATCTTTTGTCTGCTTATATAAATCATCATAAACAGCGATTGCCAAATCATAGTTGCCATTATTTGTAAATTCTAATGCTTTTAAAATTTCAAGATTTATATCTTTTGCATTTAAATTATTTATTAAAAAAATCAAAAAACTTAAAAAAAATATTATTTTATTCCTATACATTCTTCTTTTAACTCCTTTAAATTATCCTTAAAATAATCCCAAAATGGAAATGTCCTACACTGATTTGGTCTATGCTCATATATAGAGCACATTTTTTTTGACATATCAAAAAATATACAAGCATAACCGGTTTTATAATCAACCTCTTTTATACTAAATCTATTTTGAACTTTTATCAAATACCTATCTTGAACTTGTTTAAAATCCAAATTCAAAAAATCAGCCAATTTTAATATTTCCTCTTTACTTATCCAAATATAGCCACTCTCACCTATGCAACACTTTCCACCACATTCGCTACATTTTGAGCTATCAAAAGTATAATTATATCCATCTTGTTTTAAAATTGACACATCAAACTCTTTGTATCTGCTTTTTTATAAATTTCATCAGCCCTTAAACTATTTTTATCACCATCTTGCAAAATAAGTGGTGTCATAACATCACAAGTTGAACGAGAGCTTTTTTTTGCTCTAATCAAAACTAAATTTGATTTTTTCTCTTTTTTTGGATGCACAAAACAAACATTACAACAAGTAAATTTAAATTCACTTAAGATTTGCATAATAACTTGTAACTGTAAGCTTTCATAACAAAATATTATCTCAGCCCTTGGCTTTAAAATTTTATTTGCTGTGCTTAAAAATGCCTTCAAAGAAAACTCATCAGCATAACGACTAATAGCTAAATGTGTATTTGCGCTTTTTACAACACCATCACGATAATAAGGTGGGTTTGAAACTATCAGGTCAAATTTCTCATCTGTTTTGATTTTTAAAAAATCACACTCTATTAAATTTGCTGATAGATTATTTTTAGTTAAATTTTTTTTACATAACATAATATTTATATGTTGAATATCAAGTAACGATAGATCAATTTTATTAAAATCACGCTTTAATAAAAGTCCAACAACCCCGCAACCACAACCAACATCTAAAACACTTCCTTTGTAGTTTGGATCCAAAAAAGATGAAACAAAATCATACAAAATCAATGAATCGCTATTATAATGATAGCCATCTTTTAGTTGATAAAGTATCATCTGTAAGCTTTTATAATGAAGCCTCTAGAATCTTTTCTTCTCAAAACTTCGGTACTATAGCTAATTCTTGAAAAATCACCAAATTCATCTCTGATGAGTTTTGCTGCCATTTCACTTCTTTCTTTACCTATGCCAAAATCAACATAAGAATTTAGTCTATTTAATTCAATTTTACTTATATTAGAAGTCACTTGATATGGTAAAGCATATCCACGACCATCAACTATAGATGTAATCTCATATAAATAGTTTGAATTATACCTACTTAAAAACTCGCTAACACGATTTTTACACATCATAGTTATGCCATTTTTATCCATATCAAAACACTCAACTTGTGAAACAAAAACAAGTTTTTTAGGAACTTCCGGCTTTGTTTGGGTTTCTAATATCTTTTTTAAATTTATATTTTCATCTTCTAATATATCTTGTTTGTCAATTGAATTTTGTATCTCTTGTTGCAAGCCTTCTAATTTATCTAAAAAAGTTTGAGTGGATATATTTTTGGTCTGCATGCTCTTAAGTTCATTTTTTAAATCATTCATCTCATCTTGCAGTTTTTTTATCATCAAATTTCTATCGGCCAAAGTTCTTAACTCTTCTATTTGAGTTTTTAAAATAGCATAATTTCGCATATCTATTTTAGAAGATTGTTTTTGCGTATCAAGTTCTTCTTGTGTTTTATCTAATATAAGCTTTAAAATAGTCGCATTATTTTCATTTTTAAGACTTAGCTGTTTAAAAACCTCGACTTGATTTTGCGTTTTGTTTAAATCAAAGCTAAGCTTTTGGATATTTGCACTTAGCTCTTTTATCTCAACGTCTTTTTGAGCAATAGTATTGTTGCTAGTGTTTAAATCCATTTTTAGTGAGTTGTTTTTATTTTGTTGAAGTTTAATATTATTTTTAAACTCCTGGCTTTCCTTGTTTAAAGCTAAAATTTGATTTTTTAAACTAAAAATATCCTTATCTTTTTGATTATTAGTTGAATTTAGATCTTTATTTAGATCATTTAAACCAACTATAAAAGAATTTAGTTGCTGGATTTGTGTATCTAAATTTTTGATTTTAGTATCTCTATTTTTTATATCATATTCAAGTTTTTTGATCTCTGCTTTTAAATCAATTATGTTATTTGATTTTTTTGACAATTCATCTTCAAGAGTTAAGCGCTGAATATCAAATCCATCTTGTATACGTTTTAATTCTTTTTTGTGCAAAAAATCAAGTTTTTGAATTTCATTTTTTTCTATTTTAATCTCTTCTTTTAGGTCTTTTAGCTCTTTTTTTGAACTCTCTCGTGCATTATCCTTTTTATTTAATAACGATATTTTATTTTGAAGTTCAAGATTTTTGTTTTGCAAAATAGATGTATTTTTATCATAATTAACAGCTAAAGATGATATATTTTGCTCTAACTGTATTATCTTTCTTTCATATTTTGACATCATCTCAAGACCTTGTTTTTGATTTTCTGCTAGTTCGTTTGTTAAATTTTCTATACGGTCAGTAAGTGTTTTTTCTTTATTTTTAAAATTTTCAAGATTTTTTTCTTCTATTTTTTTTTCTTTAGATAAAAATTGCATTTTTATACTATCAATCTTTGAAATCAAATCAAGATTTTTCTTAGCTATGTCTACATTGTCTTTAATTAAAACCCTGTTTTTTTCAACTATATCTTTAAAATCAGCTTTTAATTTAGTAATATCATTTGTTAAGTTTTCATCAAAAACAACATCAAAATTTTCAATATAGCTCTTTGCAGTTATATAACCACCATACTCAAAAAGTTGATCTTTACTTATATATTTCTCTTTTTCTTCTTCCGACAAATCATCAAATTTAAGAGAGTAAATTTTATACTCTCTTTGTGAAGTTTGTTCTTTTTTTATTTGCGAAAAGTTAATAAAAAAATAACTGGTCACAAATAAAATAAAAAAAACTAGAAAAAATCTCTTATATTCTCTCAAGCTTTATACTCATTTTTTTATAATATTTTGGACAACTTTATAAGCATGGTTTAATCCAACTACTATTGAACCACCATTTTTTAATGTTATATCACCACCAGCATAAAGACCAGCAATATCGCTTTCACAAGCATCATTTACTAATGCATTGCCTTTATCGTCCATTTTGATTCCACATTTTTGCAAGAAATCAACTGGGCTTGAACCGCCTATTGCATATATAACTCTATCATAAACTCTTGTTTTATCATTTGAAAAATTCACAACAACTTTACCATTATCATTATCAAGACTTACGATATCGTGATTTAATCTAACTTTTAATTTATTTTCTTTTTCTAAAATTTCAAGATTTTCTTTATTTGTATCATTAACTCTTGCAAAAGTATCTCTTCTGTATGCCAACGTAGTTTCATTGTTTTTACAGAGGTCTATAGCATACTCAACAGCTGAGTTTCCACCACCAACTACCAGTATCTTTTCTCCACTACTACATTTGTCTAAGTTAAAGTTAACAACACCATTTAATGGTAAAGGAATTTTATAATCAGGCTTATTTGGTTTACCCATTTTACCTATACTCACAAGCACATTTTTAGACTTATAAATATCTTTTGAAGTAGTGATCTCAAACAAATCTCCAACTTTTTTTACACTTTCAACTTCGCATTTAAAAACGCATTCTATATTATTTTCAGCAATGATTTTATCAAAAAACTCTATTGTGGTCTCTTTTGTTCCATCTTGAAAAGCTACAACTCCATAAATAGTACTTTCTTGTCCTTTATACTCTTTATCAACACGCTTATTATCTTTGTAAAACTTTCTTATAGTTTGCAGATTTTCTTCGCCCTTTTCAAGCATTAAAACATTATCAAGACCATTAGCCTTAGCCTCAATAGCGGCACCTATACCACAAGGCCCGGCACCTATAACAACTAAATCATAAATTACTGACATAAATTTCTCCTAAAATAATAAAAAATATTAATTAAATGAATTTATCACAAAAAATATTAAAATCCAAGAAATAAAAAAATAACTTCTTAAAATAAAAATTACGCTTTGTAATAAAAATAAATTAACTTATCTGTTTTTTTAATAACTCTGCAACCAAGAATGCAAGCTCTAAAGCTTGGTCTGAATTTAGTCTTGGATCGCATTGTGTTTCGTAACGCTCTTTTAAACTTTGTTCTGTTACATTAAAAACACCGCCCATACACTCTGTTACATCCTGACCTGTCATCTCAAGATGAATACCTCCTGCGTACATACTCTCGGATTTTGTTATATCAAAAAAACTTTTTACTTCACTGATAATTTTATCAAATTCTCTAGTTTTATAATTACCGGCTTTTGTTGTATTTCCATGCATAGGATCTATACTATAAACTATATTTAAGCCTTCTTTTTTGATGTCTCTTAATAATTTAGGTAAATTTTCATTGATTTTATCAGCACCCATTCTTATTATCACATTAAGTCTTCCGGCTTCATTTTCTGGATTTAATTTTTCTGATAATTTTAATATATCTGATGAGTTTGCACTAGGTCCTATTTTAACACCTATTGGATTTTTTACACCACTTAAGAAATGAACGTGAGCATCATCAACACCCCTTGTTCTCTCACCTATCCAAAGCATATGTGCAGAACAATCATACCACTCATTACTCAAACTATCCTCTCTTGTCATAGCCTCTTCATAAGGCAACAATAAAGCTTCGTGTGATGTATAAAACGAAGTTTGATTTATAGCAGGTGTATTTTCAGATGTCATTCCACAAGCTTTCATAAACTCAAGTGTTTTAGTAATACTATCTGTTAGTTCTGAGTATTTTTCATGTATCTCAGCCCTTTTAGCAAAGCCTAAATTCCACTTATTGATTTGATGTAAATCAGCCAACCCGCCACGAGAAAAGGCACGCAATAGGTTCATAGTAAAAGCACTTTGATAATAAGCTTCTATCATTCTTGTTGGATCAGGTATGCGAGCAACATCATTAAATGCAAAACCATTTATAATATCACCACGATAACTAGGAAGACTAATTCCATTAATCTCTTCAAAATCCGAACTTCTAGGCTTTGCAAATTGACCTGCAACGCGACCTACTTTTACTATCGGACGATCACCTGCAAATGTCAAAACTATAGCCATTTGAAGCATTACTTTAAACATATCTCTTATATTATTTGCATTAAAATTTAAAAAACTTTCGGCACAATCACCGCCTTGAAGCAAAAAAGCCTCACCATTACAAACCTTAGCAAGCTCTTTTTTTAAATTTCTAGCCTCCCCAGCAAATACCAATGGTGGTAAATTTTTCAATTTTTCTTCCACTTCATTTAATTTATCTTTGTCTGGATATTTTGGCTGTTGAAGTATATTGTATTTTCTCCAACTATCTTTACTCCACATTCGTTACACAACCTCGTTTTCTAAATTTTGATATATTTCCGATTATAACATTAAAAACTTAAATTTTATGCTTTATTAATATATATAAAATTATAATCTATGCTTTAATTTAAGGCTTTGGTATGAATTTAAAAAACGAAGAAACACAGGGTTTGTTTCTTGCAATAATTGCTTTTACGATATGGGGTTTTTACCCTTTATATTTTAAATTATTTAGTGAAGATGTAGGTTCGGTTGAAATTTTGGCACATAGGGTGTTATGGTCTTTGATTTTTATGAGCTTATTTTTATATCTAAAATCCGGTTTTAGAAACATAAAAATTCTTTTAAGAAATAAAAAAATTAGAAATCTTTTATTTCTTAGTGGTACCATGATAAGCATAAATTGGGGATTATACATATATGCCGTAAATACATCTCATATAGTAGAAGCTAGCCTTGGGTATTTTATAAATCCACTTATGAATATTTTAGTTGGATTTTTGATTTTTAAAGAACAGCCAAGTAAGGTTGAAAAAATTGCTGTTTTTCTTGTTTGTGTTTCTGTTTTTATTCAGATATACAATGTAGGCAAGATACCATTTATCTCTATCATATTACCGGTATCAATGGCTATTTATGTATCTATAAGGAAATTTATAAAGCTACGAGCCATAGATGGGCTTTTTATAGAAACATTGATGATTTCATTTTTAGCTTTTGGATATTTTTTATATCTTTGTTTTACTCATCAAAACAATTTTAAAGCTGATTTTAATGGAATTTTGATGATACTTTCTGGTATAGTTACGATTTTACCACTTGTGATGTTTAATGCAGCAGCAAATAGAATAAAACTAAGCACATTGGGATATGTTCATTATCTAAGCCCAACACTTACATTAGCTATCGCTGTTTTGGTATTTAACGAGAGTTTAGATTATACAAAAATAATATCTTTTATGCTTATTTGGAGTGGTTTAATAATAGTAAGTTTAGAAAAAATATATTTAAAAAACAAAAAAGGACATAAATGAATGACATAACCATAGCTTTTCTGATCTCAATAGCAGTTGCTTTTGCACTTTATATGCAAATACAAAAGATGACACAAAATATAGACATGAATGAAGCTTTAAATGGCGATTTTAAAGAAGATGATGAAGATAAAAACAGTCAATTATTATCAGAAGACAAGACAGATAAATACAAATCTTTTTGCGATGAGATAGATAAACAAATAAGGGATTTAAGACAAAAAGTAAAAGATAATGATTTATTTATAAGTGATGATGTAAAAGATGAGTTTATGGCAGAACTATCACAGCTTAGTAGAAAACTTACTTTTATACAAAATATGAATACAAAAAAAGATGCAAAAAGCTGGGAGAAAGAGCTATTTGATATCTTAAGCTCACTTGAAAACTCAATCCAAAAAAGCCTAAAAAATCCAGATGAGATAAATGAAAATATAAGAGAAAATTTAAAAGAAAGTTTTTCAAAACTTTGAAATTAAATTTACAATAAAATGATAAAGTTATAAATAATTAATATAAAAGGAATGATTTGAAAAGTATATTTTTTGTTATTTTAATGCTTATAGTTGGAATTTATGCCTACTCTTGGCATTTTTTTGTTACTATATTTGTTATATCTTTTTTAATATTTTTTCACGAATTAGGACATTTTTTAGTTGCTCGTTTTTTTGGAGTTTGTGTCAATACTTTTAGTATTGGATTTGGTGAAAAGATTTTTACAAAAAGAGTTAATAATACCGATTATTGCATAAGTGCTATACCACTTGGCGGATATGTCCAGCTCAAAGGACAAGATGATACAGACCCAAAAAACAGAAACTATGATAGTGACAGTTACAACACACTAAGCCCTATAAAAAGAATTCTCATACTTTTTGCTGGACCATTTTTTAATCTTATATTGGCATTTTTTATATACATATCACTTGGTTTTATGGGAAATGAAAAACTAGCACCAATTGTAGGAACTGTGCTTGATAATTCAGCAGCAAAACAAGCTGGTATAATGGTAGATGATAAAATTTTAATGATAAATAACAAAATAATAAAAGAGTGGGATGACATAGGAAAACAAGTAAGTATAAATCCAACAAAAATAACACTACAAAGAGATGATAAACAACTCACAATAAAGCTAACACCAAAGATAGGAGAGAGTAAAAATATCTTTGGCGAAACCATACAAAAACCACTCATAGGCATATCTCCAAAAGGCGATTTTGTAAAGGTTTATCACACTGGATTTAGTTCTATATCATATGCTTTTGATGAAACTATAAAAGCTTCTAAGCTTATATTTTTAGGCTTTGAAAAGATAATAACCGGCATAGTTCCTATAAAAGAGATGGGCGGCATAGTCCAAATAACAGATATAACATCAAAAGCAGCAAAAACAGATGTAGCAATACTTCTTTTAATCACAGCACTTATCTCTGTAAATTTGGGTATTTTAAATTTACTCCCTATACCGGCACTTGATGGAGGACATATTATCTTTAATGCTTACGAACTAATATTTAAAAAAGAGGTAAGCGAAAAGGTATTTGCTTGGCTTACATATCTTGGCTGGGCTATACTTTTAACGATGATGCTTGTTGCTACCTTTAATGACATAATGAGACTTGGTGGATTTTATAAATGATAAATTTAAAAGAACTTTATGAAAAAATAGGCGATATAAGGCTCGTAGCTGTAAGCAAAAATGTAACTAGCAAAGAGGTTATAGAACTGATAAATCAGGGTCAGATAGAATTTGGCGAAAATAGAGTTCAAGAGATGGCTAAAAAACAAACAGAACTAGCAAACTTTAATCCAAAATGGCATATGATAGGAAGATTGCAAGATAATAAAATAAACCAACTCATATCGCTTCGCCCTACTCTATGGCAAAGTTGTGATAGTTTAAAAAAGGCAGTTGCGGTAGATAAAAGGCTTAGTTATAAGTTAGATACACTTTTGCAGATAAACTCAGCAAACGAAGATAGCAAACAAGGTGTAAGCACAAGCCAAGCCATAGAAGAGTACCTAAAAATTCAACAGGAATGTAAAAATATAAATCTTATAGGTGTTATGAGTATAGGGGCTAATGTTGAAGATGAAAAACAGATACAAAAAAGCTTTGAGCAAACATATAAAATTTATGAGAGTTTAAGATCCGATGGGGCCAAGATATGCTCTATGGGAATGAGTTCTGATTTTATGTTAGCTATAAAATGCGGTTCAAATATGATTCGCTTAGGGTCTATACTATACAGATAATTTTACGGCATTATAAACACAAATGCCGTATATTTTATTATTTTGCTAATAAATCTTTAACTAATCTAGCGATGCCATCTATTGATTTGACATTATCTATATTGATAAGATATTTTCCATTTACAACAAAAGCAGGAACACCTTGAAGTTTTGCTACATCATAAGCAGCGTCCCATTTTGATAAAATTTCAATAACTTTTGGATTATCAAGCTCTTTATTATACTCATCCACACTCATACCAACAGCATCAAGACCGGTCTTTAAAAATCCATCTTTATCTTTTCCCTCATTCCATGTCTCTTTTTTATCATGATATGCTCTATAGTATGTAAATTTAGCTTTTTTAAATAAAGACTTATCATCTAATAAACTAATACCATTTTCATTATCCTTGGCTATCAAAACAGCAAAAACTTTACTGATAGTCTCCCCAAAACTACCTTTTGTTTTTAAATGATATGGGATAAATTTTACACCTGGTAATTTTTGCATTAATTTTGAAACAACACTTTTATCGTATTTGTAGCAATGCGGACAAGCATAGCTAAAAACTTTTACCAAGGTATTATTTTTGACCGGTAATGGCTGTTCTAACTTAACATAGTCCTCACCTTCTGTAAATGCACTTGCACTCAAAGCACCAAAAAGGGCAACAACTGATAAAAATTTAACTGTCTTTAAAAATAAAGATCTCATCTAAAGCTCCTATATTTAAAATTACTATGTTTAGTATTTTAACAAATTGTGATTAAATAAAAAATTTAATTATATAAAATTTTAAGTAGCTATTAGAAATATCTTGTAGTTGTAAGCCTATCAAAGAGTATTTAAGAGCCACCCTCATAACCATTAAATGTATTTTATTTTAATTGAAAGCTATATTTTAAACCAATGTTTCCATTGTAATATTTTTCTTTAGATCTTGTTTTAGCTCCAAAGTTTACATTTAGTCTTAATGCTTCATTTATCACTTTTTATCTTAGCTTTAGAGCCTATGATAAATTGTTATCGCTATTAAATCTATCTGTATATGATTTTACTACATTTGATAAGCTATCACCAGCATCAGCAAATTTATTATCTTTTAGATTATTTATAGCATAAGCTAATGCTAGGTCATTGTTATATGGATTTGCTAGTTTAGCAAGTCTTGTTTGAGTTGAAAGATTTGATGAAAACTTAACTACATCTGTTGCAGATGATGTTGTTAAAGAGCTTGTAGTGTCTTTAACAGATGTTGTTAGTTCTTTTATAAAGTTAATTGTTTTTTTGCTTACCTTATTATTTTTTAGTGTTACTGTCTAAAAAACGTAAAACTATGTCATCAATTTCAACCGTTTTATATAGCTTGTTCTGCTACTATTTTACCTATAAAATTAAATACCTTTTTAAATTCACTTTGTTTTATCAAAAATGTTAAAACTTATTTGGTTATTAATAAAATTAAAAGTTTTATCTTTAGGTATTGTCCGATAATCAATTGCTTCTTTTGTATTTATATCTACAAACAAACTAACAGCAATACCGCTTAGCAACACTATATATAAAATTTTAGAAATCCTCAATTATTATTAATGTATCTTTTGCACATTTACACCAAAAGCTTTTATACTAAGCATTATCTCATCGCCTACATTTAAGTCTTTTAGTTCGTTTTTTGATAATACGACTTTGCAAAGCTGATTTGATACAAGAACTAAGACTACAAAGGCTGTATCTGTAGGTTTTATGTCTAAAATTTTTGCATTAAAAGCTAGTTTTTGAGAGCCTTGTTGTTTTAAAAACATCTGCCTTGGAGTTCCTGATTTTATTATCCTACCGCCATCTAGAAAAAAGACTTTATCGCATAATTTATAAATTTCAGCGACATCGTGACTTATTATTATGGTCGTAATTTTTAACTGTTTGTTTATCTTTATAAGATACTCTTGAAGTTTTTCACGAGTCTGGGTATCCAATGCACTGAGTGGCTCATCAAGCAAAAGTATCTTTGGCCTTATCATCAAAGCCCTAGCTAAAGCTACTCTTTGTTTTTGACCGCCTGAAAGGTTTGTTATGCTTTGATTTTTCAAGCTTGATATATCCATTATATCAAGTAGTTCATTTGCTAAGCTTATATCTTTTTTAGCAAAAAGTAGATTTTTTATCACACTCATATTTTCAAACAAGGCATAGTCTTGAAATAAAAAGCCTATATTTCTTTTTTGAATAGCTAGGGATTTTTTATCCTTATAAAAAATAGTATCATTGGCTAAGATAGCACCACTATCAGGAGTTTCAAAACCAGCTAAAAGCCTTAGTATAGTTGTCTTGCCACTTCCGCTTTTACCATAAATAGCTACAAATTCACCATCTTTTATACTAAGCTTTGCATCTAGCAAAAACTTTCCATTAGCACTATTTAGAGTTTTTTGGACATTGATATCTATCATAAAATTTCACTTATATAAATTGATGTTGATTTTATATAGGCAAATACCATATCGTTAAGCTTTAAGTTTAGCCTTTTGGCTGATTTTGACGTGATGATACTTTCAAACTCAATGTCTTTGTATCTAAGCAAGATAACAGATAAAATTTCGCCTATTTGTAGGTCTATTATCTTGCAGTATATCTCGTTTTTGATAGAGAAATTTTCAAGTTTATTTGTAGATATGGATACATTTGAGCTTTTAAAACCAAGCTTAACTTTATCTTTTGGCTTTAAGCTCACATTATCAAGTGATAGCATAGACAAAGATAAGTCTTCATCTACGCTAAATCTAACCAAACTAACATCATCAAATGTTGTTATGTTATCAACTACGGCTTTTATCATTTAGGTGTTATATAACCAAATTTGTTAAAGATATCTTTTGCTTCATCACTTAGGATAAAGTCATAAAAGGCCTTTGCTTCTTTGTTATTTTCAGCCCTTTTTAGCAAAACCATACCTTGGTCTATCGGTTTGTATAAATTTTTATCAACAAAAACATAATTAACACCCTCTTTATACTTTGACATTTTTTTATCATACAAGGCACTAGCCGCTATAAATCCAATATCAGCAGCACTTAAAGCTTGTGAAAGTGTCTCTGAAATTTTTTGAGTATAGATTATCTTTTTTTCTATATCTTTAAAAAGATTTGCATTTTTTAAAGCCTCTATACTAGCCTCTCCATAAGGTGCGCTTTTTGGA from the Campylobacter pinnipediorum subsp. pinnipediorum genome contains:
- a CDS encoding YkgJ family cysteine cluster protein; its protein translation is MSILKQDGYNYTFDSSKCSECGGKCCIGESGYIWISKEEILKLADFLNLDFKQVQDRYLIKVQNRFSIKEVDYKTGYACIFFDMSKKMCSIYEHRPNQCRTFPFWDYFKDNLKELKEECIGIK
- a CDS encoding tRNA1(Val) (adenine(37)-N6)-methyltransferase, with protein sequence MILYQLKDGYHYNSDSLILYDFVSSFLDPNYKGSVLDVGCGCGVVGLLLKRDFNKIDLSLLDIQHINIMLCKKNLTKNNLSANLIECDFLKIKTDEKFDLIVSNPPYYRDGVVKSANTHLAISRYADEFSLKAFLSTANKILKPRAEIIFCYESLQLQVIMQILSEFKFTCCNVCFVHPKKEKKSNLVLIRAKKSSRSTCDVMTPLILQDGDKNSLRADEIYKKADTKSLMCQF
- a CDS encoding NAD(P)-binding domain-containing protein; this encodes MSVIYDLVVIGAGPCGIGAAIEAKANGLDNVLMLEKGEENLQTIRKFYKDNKRVDKEYKGQESTIYGVVAFQDGTKETTIEFFDKIIAENNIECVFKCEVESVKKVGDLFEITTSKDIYKSKNVLVSIGKMGKPNKPDYKIPLPLNGVVNFNLDKCSSGEKILVVGGGNSAVEYAIDLCKNNETTLAYRRDTFARVNDTNKENLEILEKENKLKVRLNHDIVSLDNDNGKVVVNFSNDKTRVYDRVIYAIGGSSPVDFLQKCGIKMDDKGNALVNDACESDIAGLYAGGDITLKNGGSIVVGLNHAYKVVQNIIKK
- a CDS encoding class II 3-deoxy-7-phosphoheptulonate synthase; translation: MWSKDSWRKYNILQQPKYPDKDKLNEVEEKLKNLPPLVFAGEARNLKKELAKVCNGEAFLLQGGDCAESFLNFNANNIRDMFKVMLQMAIVLTFAGDRPIVKVGRVAGQFAKPRSSDFEEINGISLPSYRGDIINGFAFNDVARIPDPTRMIEAYYQSAFTMNLLRAFSRGGLADLHQINKWNLGFAKRAEIHEKYSELTDSITKTLEFMKACGMTSENTPAINQTSFYTSHEALLLPYEEAMTREDSLSNEWYDCSAHMLWIGERTRGVDDAHVHFLSGVKNPIGVKIGPSANSSDILKLSEKLNPENEAGRLNVIIRMGADKINENLPKLLRDIKKEGLNIVYSIDPMHGNTTKAGNYKTREFDKIISEVKSFFDITKSESMYAGGIHLEMTGQDVTECMGGVFNVTEQSLKERYETQCDPRLNSDQALELAFLVAELLKKQIS
- the rarD gene encoding EamA family transporter RarD, translating into MNLKNEETQGLFLAIIAFTIWGFYPLYFKLFSEDVGSVEILAHRVLWSLIFMSLFLYLKSGFRNIKILLRNKKIRNLLFLSGTMISINWGLYIYAVNTSHIVEASLGYFINPLMNILVGFLIFKEQPSKVEKIAVFLVCVSVFIQIYNVGKIPFISIILPVSMAIYVSIRKFIKLRAIDGLFIETLMISFLAFGYFLYLCFTHQNNFKADFNGILMILSGIVTILPLVMFNAAANRIKLSTLGYVHYLSPTLTLAIAVLVFNESLDYTKIISFMLIWSGLIIVSLEKIYLKNKKGHK
- the rseP gene encoding RIP metalloprotease RseP, whose amino-acid sequence is MKSIFFVILMLIVGIYAYSWHFFVTIFVISFLIFFHELGHFLVARFFGVCVNTFSIGFGEKIFTKRVNNTDYCISAIPLGGYVQLKGQDDTDPKNRNYDSDSYNTLSPIKRILILFAGPFFNLILAFFIYISLGFMGNEKLAPIVGTVLDNSAAKQAGIMVDDKILMINNKIIKEWDDIGKQVSINPTKITLQRDDKQLTIKLTPKIGESKNIFGETIQKPLIGISPKGDFVKVYHTGFSSISYAFDETIKASKLIFLGFEKIITGIVPIKEMGGIVQITDITSKAAKTDVAILLLITALISVNLGILNLLPIPALDGGHIIFNAYELIFKKEVSEKVFAWLTYLGWAILLTMMLVATFNDIMRLGGFYK
- a CDS encoding YggS family pyridoxal phosphate-dependent enzyme, with product MINLKELYEKIGDIRLVAVSKNVTSKEVIELINQGQIEFGENRVQEMAKKQTELANFNPKWHMIGRLQDNKINQLISLRPTLWQSCDSLKKAVAVDKRLSYKLDTLLQINSANEDSKQGVSTSQAIEEYLKIQQECKNINLIGVMSIGANVEDEKQIQKSFEQTYKIYESLRSDGAKICSMGMSSDFMLAIKCGSNMIRLGSILYR
- a CDS encoding thiol:disulfide interchange protein DsbA/DsbL, with amino-acid sequence MRSLFLKTVKFLSVVALFGALSASAFTEGEDYVKLEQPLPVKNNTLVKVFSYACPHCYKYDKSVVSKLMQKLPGVKFIPYHLKTKGSFGETISKVFAVLIAKDNENGISLLDDKSLFKKAKFTYYRAYHDKKETWNEGKDKDGFLKTGLDAVGMSVDEYNKELDNPKVIEILSKWDAAYDVAKLQGVPAFVVNGKYLINIDNVKSIDGIARLVKDLLAK
- a CDS encoding ABC transporter ATP-binding protein, whose amino-acid sequence is MIDINVQKTLNSANGKFLLDAKLSIKDGEFVAIYGKSGSGKTTILRLLAGFETPDSGAILANDTIFYKDKKSLAIQKRNIGFLFQDYALFENMSVIKNLLFAKKDISLANELLDIMDISSLKNQSITNLSGGQKQRVALARALMIRPKILLLDEPLSALDTQTREKLQEYLIKINKQLKITTIIISHDVAEIYKLCDKVFFLDGGRIIKSGTPRQMFLKQQGSQKLAFNAKILDIKPTDTAFVVLVLVSNQLCKVVLSKNELKDLNVGDEIMLSIKAFGVNVQKIH
- a CDS encoding TOBE domain-containing protein, translating into MIKAVVDNITTFDDVSLVRFSVDEDLSLSMLSLDNVSLKPKDKVKLGFKSSNVSISTNKLENFSIKNEIYCKIIDLQIGEILSVILLRYKDIEFESIITSKSAKRLNLKLNDMVFAYIKSTSIYISEIL